The nucleotide sequence aaaccgaaccaaaccaaaccaaaatatatgtCAACCATTCTGTTAAAGATTTTATCAATCCAAaaagttcggtttggttcggttgaCTTTAGTTAAAATTTTCGTAGACCcaacaaaccgaaccaaacctgAACCGAACTAGAATTTAAACCGGTACAATCCCACTGTCTAGTGTTACTTCATGTAAAGGGGTTACCTGAAAGGTGATGTCTTGATCAGACCAAATGGGCTGTTGCATTGAAAGAGGTGTTCTTGTATTGTAAAGAAGTTTATCAAGCTTCTCTGTTGAAACACCAACGTGGCCTGCGAGCTCCTCTTTGCTTGGAAGGTAGTTTCCTTCTTGCACGCACGTCTTTCTTGCTTCGGATACTTTGCCCAGTAGCATGTACACGTTCTCCTGTATGTATTAACATGAGTAAGTTTTCTAGTagataatgttatatatatctcTCATTAACAAGTTTAGATAAATGTTACCGGCAAGCGTATAGTCCTGGAGTTTTGAAATATAGACTTTCTTATGGATTGACGAATCCACCAGTATGCGTAGGTAGCGAATCTGCAACCGGACTGAGGTTTGAACTTCTCTACACTCTTCATTAGCCCCATGCTTCCTTCCTAAGAACCACCATAAGAAAATAGACTTCAAGTTAGATCCCTCTGTTGCATACTGATCAGACTAGGGCTATGATTTTGAACTAAACcgaatcaaaattttggtacGTTCGGTTCGGTAGGTTTTTTGGTTCAGTTTCGCAACCGGTTACTTcggttttctttaaaaaagaaaaattataactaaaccaTACCCAAAACCCGAACCAAATTGCAAAACGAACTAACCAAATTTCAAACCGAacttatccaaaattttaacaaattcaACCAAAAGATAACCGAAATCAAAAACTTACGTAGGATTTTCAAAAACCGAACTAATCGAATACCGAACCGAACTTTATTTCAGATAAATTCAGTAAGATTTATGTTGaaccgaactatccgaacccaCATGCCTACTAGATAAGACATAGTTAGAGTTCAAAACAATGTGTTAGTTTGAATGCTAACCTGCAATAAGTCCTGAAAGTTGAGTCCACGGTTCTGATACTGCTTAGCAATATGGACCACCAGACGCAAGTTTGCAGTAATCAGCTTCTCCCTGCTGCTTCTACCGCGGTGGATTTCAGATTTCAAGACAGGTCCACTTATCCCCAAAGCTTCAGCCCATTCACCTATTGTTGGTTCACATCCATTTTGAGATTCAAGCTTAGTCTTCACCTTCTCCAACTTTATCAAATTCTGATTATCATCAAGAAGTTAGTTAGCATTAGGGAAAGTAAGTCTCCAAGGGGAAGCTCAAAGAAGCACACCTGTATATGTGTTATGAGCTCAGCTTCCTCTTTAGCAGTGAGAAGCTGTTTCGTCTCAGGTCCCCACAAGAAGAGCTGGAGCGCATCATCGTTATCAAACCCTtgtctcatcttcttcttggcatTGCTTTTCTGAGGAATGTAACTACTCTCATTGTCTAAACCGTTTGGTTTCGGAGCTCTTCTGTTTCTCCCTCGTCTCTCTAGCAGCTTCTTCGATCTAACGACTGTTCCCTCTTCTAAGGACATGGAGGAGctacaacaaaagaaaacattaaatGTTTTTGACATGATTTGGTGAGATAGACAAAAACAAGGGTAAAGAAGCAAACCTAGTGGGTGGAGCTGCTGTTTCAGAGTCTTCAGCTAACAATGCAGCTTGTTTAGAAGCTGATAAAGCCTTGTGAGCTAGTGCAACCGCATCTTCTAAGGGAGATACAACTGTTGGAGAAGGAGATAGCAACCTGCAAAATAAGAAAGGTAAGGAAACTCAAAAGGCTCAAAACTAATGCTAGTTTAGGAAAGGGACTAGAGAGATTACAAGTTCCATAAACCAGCAGATTGAAGCAGTTGCTGTTCGAATTTCTCATCTTCTCGAGATGAGACTAACCCATCAAACTGCCTTCTCTCCAGAGTCAACTTAAAAGAGCAAAAGGAGCCAAAgatgagttttttttatcactAGAGATGACAATAACTTTATGATATCGAACCTGCTGAGATGTCCTGTCTTCTCTTAAGGAGTGTGAGAGAGGAGGAGGTCTAGACTCTTCCCGAGGCTCCTGTGAGAGAACAGAAGCAGGGAAGTGTCGAGACAGAGAGGCGAGATGACGTGAGTTTATAACTGGTGTTGCTGTTTGCTCATGAAGCATCACcactgcaacaacaacaaaaaaaaaggaggagaatataacaatttaaaaaaaaaaaaaacaaatcagaaCAGACTAACACACAAAAGAAACTCTTGTCGGAAGGAAAACACAAAAACATTGTGAACAGTAGTTATGTCTTGTCTGAATAATATCAgagttccaaagaagaagaagaagaatgcgAAGAAGCAAAA is from Brassica napus cultivar Da-Ae chromosome A4, Da-Ae, whole genome shotgun sequence and encodes:
- the LOC106391499 gene encoding RNA polymerase sigma factor sigF, chloroplastic, with translation MEATTRNLVSSSPSFPTKTHLKNGFSSPSSVVMLHEQTATPVINSRHLASLSRHFPASVLSQEPREESRPPPLSHSLREDRTSQQLTLERRQFDGLVSSREDEKFEQQLLQSAGLWNLLLSPSPTVVSPLEDAVALAHKALSASKQAALLAEDSETAAPPTSSSMSLEEGTVVRSKKLLERRGRNRRAPKPNGLDNESSYIPQKSNAKKKMRQGFDNDDALQLFLWGPETKQLLTAKEEAELITHIQNLIKLEKVKTKLESQNGCEPTIGEWAEALGISGPVLKSEIHRGRSSREKLITANLRLVVHIAKQYQNRGLNFQDLLQEGSMGLMKSVEKFKPQSGCRFATYAYWWIRQSIRKSIFQNSRTIRLPENVYMLLGKVSEARKTCVQEGNYLPSKEELAGHVGVSTEKLDKLLYNTRTPLSMQQPIWSDQDITFQEVTPDSGIETPDMSVGKQMMRNHVRNLLNVLSPKERKIIKLRFGIDGGKQRSLSEIGEIYGLSKERVRQLESRALYRLKQNMNSHGLNAYADLLV